In Nocardia asteroides, a single genomic region encodes these proteins:
- a CDS encoding MerR family transcriptional regulator translates to MAEESQDAVQPGLFPDDTVPDELVGYRVPSACQVAGITYRQLDYWARTGLVVPSVRGAAGSGSQRLYSFKDILVLKIVKRLLDAGISLQNIRIAVDHLRSRGVRDLAGITLFSDGTSVYECTSAEEVVDLLQGGQGVFGIAVSGAMRELSGVIANFPAERATSATDRPEDELAYRRKAKLNRKTG, encoded by the coding sequence GTGGCAGAGGAATCGCAGGACGCAGTACAGCCAGGCCTGTTTCCCGACGACACGGTGCCCGACGAGCTCGTCGGTTATCGCGTGCCCAGCGCCTGCCAGGTGGCCGGCATCACCTATCGACAGCTCGATTACTGGGCCAGAACCGGCCTGGTGGTGCCGTCCGTCCGCGGTGCGGCGGGCTCGGGAAGTCAGCGTCTCTATTCGTTCAAGGACATCCTGGTCCTGAAGATCGTGAAACGACTGCTCGACGCCGGTATTTCCTTACAGAACATCCGGATCGCGGTCGATCATCTGCGCAGCAGGGGTGTGCGGGATCTGGCCGGGATCACGTTGTTCTCGGACGGGACGTCGGTCTACGAATGCACGTCGGCCGAGGAGGTCGTCGATTTACTGCAGGGCGGGCAGGGCGTCTTCGGAATCGCGGTGAGCGGCGCCATGCGGGAGCTCTCCGGCGTGATCGCCAACTTCCCGGCGGAGCGGGCCACCTCGGCCACCGACCGCCCGGAGGACGAGCTGGCGTACCGGCGCAAGGCGAAATTGAACCGCAAGACCGGCTGA
- a CDS encoding bifunctional nuclease family protein, with amino-acid sequence MSEMRVIGIRVEQPQNQPVLLLREVSGDRYLPIWIGQAEATAIVLEQEGVTPIRPLTHDLIKLIVSGLGHTLKEVRIVDLQEGTFYADLVFDNDKRISARPSDSVAIALRVGCPIYAEEPVLEEAGLVMPDEREDEVEKFKEFLESVSPDDFKATDS; translated from the coding sequence ATGAGCGAAATGCGCGTGATCGGCATCCGTGTGGAGCAGCCACAGAACCAGCCCGTGCTGCTGCTCCGCGAGGTCTCCGGTGACCGGTACCTGCCGATCTGGATCGGGCAGGCCGAGGCCACCGCGATCGTGCTGGAGCAGGAGGGCGTGACGCCGATCCGGCCGCTCACCCACGACCTGATCAAGCTCATCGTCTCCGGGCTCGGGCACACCCTCAAGGAGGTCCGCATCGTGGACCTGCAGGAGGGCACCTTCTACGCCGACCTGGTGTTCGACAACGACAAGCGGATCTCGGCCCGCCCCTCGGACTCGGTGGCGATCGCGCTGCGCGTCGGCTGCCCGATCTACGCCGAGGAGCCGGTGCTGGAGGAGGCCGGGCTGGTGATGCCGGACGAGCGCGAGGACGAAGTCGAGAAATTCAAGGAATTCCTGGAGTCGGTTTCGCCCGATGATTTCAAGGCCACCGACAGCTGA
- a CDS encoding M14 family zinc carboxypeptidase — MSQGDVMGVAEVVGRIGVIDAFPTVDELYAFADRLAAAHPSRVRISELGRSRGGDPIRAVRVGSGGHNILVFGNPHPNEPIGLATIRHLLGRLAAPESDCLGATWHFVLCVDPDGTRLNEEWYAGPLTRTAVARHFYRPPAAEQPEWCFPTTWRGTAVGVPLPETEALMALIDRTEPALIASLHNAEFGGGFFYTTGGDPGYWSALTALLDAAGLPLHRGEPDSPGARVWAPGVFELPPFGQMADVLAAAGVEPVAALGGGGSRDYSARFGSALLVSELPLWIDPRVTDRTPGDRSLAAVLAATAADYRETATVVAAVLHRLEGELSGRSPFERAVRAVLGNIPGLAAAKEALGRERPATLGEIFVEKYVWTGMLRLRVGGMLSRLLAAEAGRSPLVAAERDRFAEVFAQWCAAIDTSAPGCRVPIDRLVAVQAAAVVLAAGRVRAGLPV, encoded by the coding sequence GTGAGCCAGGGGGACGTGATGGGGGTGGCCGAGGTCGTCGGCCGGATCGGCGTGATCGACGCCTTCCCCACGGTGGACGAGCTGTACGCCTTCGCCGACCGGCTGGCCGCCGCGCACCCGAGCCGGGTCCGGATCAGCGAGCTCGGCCGCTCCCGCGGCGGTGACCCGATCCGCGCGGTCCGCGTGGGGTCGGGCGGGCACAACATCCTGGTCTTCGGCAATCCGCACCCGAACGAGCCGATCGGCCTCGCCACCATCAGGCACCTGCTCGGCAGGCTGGCCGCGCCCGAGTCCGACTGCCTCGGCGCCACCTGGCACTTCGTGCTCTGCGTCGACCCGGACGGCACCCGGCTGAACGAGGAGTGGTACGCCGGGCCGCTCACCCGCACCGCGGTCGCCAGGCACTTCTACCGCCCGCCCGCCGCCGAGCAGCCCGAGTGGTGCTTCCCGACCACCTGGCGCGGCACCGCGGTCGGGGTGCCGCTGCCGGAGACCGAGGCGCTGATGGCGCTCATCGACCGCACCGAGCCCGCGCTCATCGCCTCGCTGCACAACGCCGAGTTCGGCGGCGGTTTCTTCTACACCACCGGCGGCGACCCGGGCTACTGGTCGGCGCTCACCGCGCTGCTCGACGCCGCCGGGCTGCCGCTGCACCGGGGCGAGCCGGACTCGCCGGGGGCGCGGGTGTGGGCGCCAGGCGTCTTCGAGCTGCCGCCCTTCGGGCAGATGGCCGATGTCCTCGCCGCCGCGGGCGTGGAGCCGGTGGCGGCGCTCGGCGGCGGGGGCAGCCGCGACTACTCGGCCCGGTTCGGCTCCGCGCTGCTGGTCAGCGAGTTGCCGCTGTGGATCGACCCGCGGGTCACCGACCGCACCCCCGGCGACCGCTCGCTGGCCGCGGTACTCGCCGCCACCGCCGCCGACTACCGGGAGACCGCCACCGTCGTCGCCGCGGTGCTGCACCGGCTGGAGGGGGAGCTGAGCGGGCGCAGCCCGTTCGAGCGGGCGGTGCGCGCGGTGCTCGGCAACATCCCCGGGCTGGCCGCGGCCAAGGAGGCGCTCGGCCGCGAGCGGCCGGCCACGCTCGGCGAGATCTTCGTGGAGAAGTACGTCTGGACCGGCATGCTCCGGCTGCGGGTCGGCGGCATGCTCAGCAGGTTGCTGGCCGCCGAGGCCGGGCGCTCGCCGCTGGTCGCGGCCGAGCGGGACCGGTTCGCCGAGGTCTTCGCACAGTGGTGCGCGGCGATCGACACCTCCGCGCCGGGGTGCCGGGTGCCGATCGACCGGCTGGTCGCGGTGCAGGCGGCGGCCGTCGTGCTCGCCGCGGGCAGGGTCCGGGCCGGTCTGCCGGTCTGA
- a CDS encoding MerR family transcriptional regulator translates to MSIGSVLDLLRPDFPDITISKIRFLESEGLIRPERTPSGYRRFSVADCERLRFVLTAQRDQYLPLKVIKEQLEAIDSGAATLGVREARARAAVPERPADRAPRGPASVPPPRRLGIVPGEISADELRVDHEIRVTRADLCAQAEITDAFLNDLIRAGLITPGAAGFFDGDAVILARVARAMAEFGLEARHLRAFKLAADREAALVAQIVAPIAKSRDAGARARADETVRELAALSLTLHACLVKAGVRALGS, encoded by the coding sequence ATGTCGATCGGCTCCGTGCTGGATCTGCTGCGCCCCGATTTCCCGGACATCACCATCTCCAAGATCCGCTTCCTGGAATCCGAGGGGCTCATCCGCCCCGAACGCACGCCGTCCGGGTACCGCCGCTTCTCGGTGGCGGACTGTGAACGGCTGCGCTTCGTGCTCACCGCGCAGCGGGACCAGTACCTCCCGCTCAAGGTGATCAAGGAGCAGCTGGAGGCGATCGACAGCGGCGCCGCGACGCTCGGCGTGCGGGAAGCGCGCGCGCGGGCCGCGGTGCCGGAGCGTCCGGCCGATCGCGCGCCGCGCGGTCCGGCGAGCGTGCCGCCGCCGCGCCGGCTCGGTATCGTTCCGGGGGAGATCAGCGCGGACGAGCTGCGAGTGGACCACGAGATCCGGGTGACGAGGGCCGACCTGTGCGCCCAGGCCGAGATCACCGATGCCTTCCTCAACGACCTGATCCGCGCCGGGCTGATCACGCCGGGCGCGGCGGGCTTCTTCGACGGCGACGCCGTCATCCTGGCGCGGGTCGCGCGCGCCATGGCCGAGTTCGGGCTGGAGGCCAGGCACCTGCGCGCCTTCAAGCTGGCCGCCGATCGGGAGGCCGCGCTGGTGGCCCAGATCGTCGCGCCGATCGCCAAGAGCAGGGACGCGGGCGCCAGGGCGCGCGCCGACGAGACCGTGCGCGAACTGGCCGCGCTCTCGCTCACCCTGCACGCCTGCCTGGTGAAAGCCGGCGTGCGCGCGCTCGGCAGCTGA